The sequence below is a genomic window from Brachyhypopomus gauderio isolate BG-103 chromosome 5, BGAUD_0.2, whole genome shotgun sequence.
ctgtgtgtgtgtgcgcgcgtgtgtgtttgcttggctgtgtgtgtgcacacgtgtgtgtttgcttggctgtgtgtgtgtgtgtgtgtgtgtgtgtgtgtgtgtgtgtgtgtgtgtgtgtgtgtgtgtgtgtgtgtgtgtgtgtgtgtgtgtgtgtgtgtgtttgtggtgtgtctgtgtttgtgcttgtcGCTGCATGCCTGTTGCCTGCTCTGATAAGCCAGCTGGTACATGTGAAGTGAGAAAGGCCATTAAAGACCATAGTGGCAGTTGTAGGTGGGTTGGGCTGCTAAGAGGCGTGGCAGTCTCGTTGTGTTACTGAGGGCTGTGGGTTAAACACATTCCATCAGCTGAGACGCTCCTGCCAGAGTCCGCACTTGATCTTGTGTAACTCCTCCAATTTTTAACCATACCCAACATAACTACAGTATAATAGGTGAGACTTTAGACTCAACAGTTTTAACTGTAAGGGGCTCAGTAATCCTGTAAAACAGATAttacagcatctccagcacCGAGACGGTTAGGTCAGACTTACCAGACCTCATTCCAAATCGAGAGATGCAGCTACTCCACCATCTACATCCGTTCCCTTCTCTACACCCGAACCGTTTCTCACCTACTTTAGATTCACTATAATTACTGGCCAGACCCATAATTTTCGTGGTTTGGCTAATGTTTATGCCAGTGGGGATGATGGTTCTTAACCCTCCCTGATACGGCTCCATTCTTGATCTCAGTAGGAGACTTGAACCGTTACTGTAATTTTCTGTTGGATAATTCGTCTtccagtgagtgtgtgcgtgtctttGACCTTTTGCACATGAAGCAAATCCAGTCCTTCCTGAAGGGGTTTGCTGTTTCTGACGCTTGCTGCTCATTAAAGCCTCTCTAACCCTAAAAGGGAATGTTCCTTTTTTATCTCGTGTTCATCACACCCTCACTGACATTTTCCTGGTTTTACTTCCTTCTTCTGCGTGTAAATATGACACCATTTGTTCTATCTAATACCACTTTATATGAACGTGTTTTAAATACATATGGACTCTAAACACACACCTTCATGGCAGGTTGTTTTGGCAGCAGTCACTTTGTATTTTTATGAATGGAGAATataggtttttactttttaaaacaATCTATTAATTGTATATTCTTCCAAAACCCCATAAACATTTTTATAGTATGTTATAGCACTGTATAGTCTTGTCAtagtatccccccccccccttatcaGACCTGTTCATGACTCAATGAGGTTGTAGGCAGAACACCAGACTATATATAGaatcactcgtgtgtgtgtgtgtgtgtgtgtgtgtgtgtgtgtgtgtgtgtgtgcgcgcgcacgcacgcaggAGACAGCAGGTCTGGTCTTCCACTACTGGGCTCTGTTCGACGGGCACGCGGGTTCCGGCGCCGCCCTGGTGGCCTCCAAACTGCTGCACCGGCACATCGTGGCCCAGCTGCAGGAGGTGGTTGAGCTGGTGCGTAACCCGGCCTCGCTGCCCCCCACCGtgctgggggaggagggggagcagAAGGGGACGCCCGCCGCCCACCGAGCCCTGACCCGGGCCGCATCGCTCCGCGGGGCCACCGGCACGCCCGGCTCCCCGGCGCCGCGCTTCTTCGCGGAGAAGAGGGTCCCGCACGAGAGCCTGGTGGTGGGCGCCCTGGAGAACGCCTTCAAGGAGATGGTGAGTGACGGGCGGGTGGGCGGAGCTCCTCCCCCCAGCAGCTCAATTCCTAATGCGTTTCTCTTAAGATGAAATTCCTTCATATTTAAGCTTATTTTAATCTGAAAATATTCTGCAGTTTCATTACATGGTATGCAGgtcatttttatttgttttattttttttttactgtttctcTAGTACTGGGTTAGGGGGTGTGGGGGCTTTCCTTTCTGTGGTTTATTGTAATTTTTGATAAAACCTTAATTGGTCACACAGATGTGATTTACATTTGAAATGCTGAGAGAGAAAACTCTCTCCTCTTTGAAATATCAGTTTACAGAAATGTTCTGCAAGTTCATACATTTCCCAATTAAATTTCAAGTTGTtacatttttttcttcatttggaCCATATGTTTGCACCCATATGTTTACAAATCCGTTAACTTCCATACTTTACTAGATGCCAAAACAGTTTTGAGTGATTTGACACTTCAGTTTAAAAAGAAATGTGATCAtttgccactaggtggcagcacGTGTCAGTAATGTGTCCGTTACATGTCACTGTCGCTTTATGGAGTCACGAGTCAGATTCCAGTGTGCGAGATGATTtctcactcttttttttcttcactctttttctcactcttttttttttttgtcatagcAATATGCTTGACTCGTAGAGAGGCATGAAGGAATGACTGTTACCTTAGTCCCAAGCACTGATACACTCATCAGATGGTTCATTAGGaagctcggggggggggggagtagacCAGCCCTGCGTGCCACTTCCTGCCCCCCTGCCCTGAGGCCTTCTGCCCCCTCAGCTGCCGGTTCTCTTCCCACCCATTCGGCCTCCGATCTGCCCCGCCACTCTACccactgcgcacacacacacacgtacacatacatatatacgaAACACATTTCACCCGCTGATCCCGCAATGTGTATGCACCCAGGAGCCTTGTCTTGCTTATGAGAAAATAAATCCTCCAGTTTTGGGGCAGAATCCATGATGTTCTGCAGGGAGGATGGACGTCATTTGGCACAACTGAAATATTGGAATCCTGCCACCCACAGTGGCCAAATACAATGGCATGTTGGTCGGGCTGCACCTTAGGACAACCAGCAGCGTGTTGTGTCTCAGGCCCATCGCAAGCGCGTTGTGGACACTCCTTTGGACACCTGTTCAGCGGAGACATCACCGTGCTTCTGTTCAAAGTCCCTGTCAGGGCGATGGCTTAAGACTATATTAGGTTCAGTCTGGCCTGTTTTGATTTATTTGAGAGAGGATTCATTCACGTAAACCTTTTACTGTACAAGCTGAGTGTGTCAGCAAAATGGCAATAGGAAAAAACTGAAGGAATGAATGACTCTTAAACTCAACAAATGAGaaggcttttgtgtgtgtgtgtgtgtgtgtgtgtgtgtgtgtgtgtgtgtgttgcttcacTGCTTTCATCTTTTGAGGACTTATTTTCACCCTGGcagttttacagttttttttccaAGCAAAGGGAGACTGCAAAACTAAGTTTCCAATGAACCGATAATTCACAAGGGAGTGTACCAGAGTGTCTGCTTCCTCTGCACCCACTCTTGGAactacgtcacacacacacacacacacacacacacacacacacacacacacacacgtcattcCTGAGGGAGTGCAGGCTGCTTATCCTAATGTAATTGACAGACTTAATTGCACCCCTGTCTTTTGGTACatctggtgggggtgtgtttgtttgtttgtgtgtgtgtgtgtgtgtgtgcgtgcgcgggTGTGCGTGGCTGTTTAAGGATGCCCAGATCGAACAGGAAAAGGCCATGTTTAATATCTCCGGGGGATGTACTGCGCTGGCTGCGATGTTCCTTCTGGGCAAGCTGTACGTGGCCAACGCCGGCGACAGCAGGTGGGTTCTTCTCCCTTCTGTCCATCACACAGGTCCATGAGGTGATTACAACTACCTGTAACCGAGCAACCCTCTCCACAAGCCAAAGGGACAGtgtttgtagtttttttttttagcaagtGATTAACACCTCAAATTCCACCGTCGCTGGTCTAGAGTAACCGTATCGTTAATTACAGTGCAGTAAGCCGAGCGCCAATCCGAAAAGCTGCGCTGGTACTCGGTAACCCCGATAATGAGTATAGAAAATGAGGCATCCTGATGAATGGGTGAAGATTTGCCCTGAGGTCACGTTGAGGAGGTTCTTGGGCCACTGCACTGCTAGCACTGAGAACTGTGGTAATGGGATACGGAGATGCGTGTTAACTCCTCCACCTGAGAAACCTGGGCTATTCTGTGTGGTGCGTAGTAGCTGTTAATGAGAGGTTATGTGGAGCGGGTCATTAGTGGCCTAAAAATACCCCAGCCCTACTGACTCTTCCCTGGTACTGCtctggagaggagggggggtgcTTCTCAGAGCCAAGTCCAGTGCTGGCATCAATCGGTGTATGTCTGCTTTGTAAAACACTCTGGAAGTCGGTCTTGTGTCTTGAGGAAGAAATGCATCATTTGTATGGTTGATCTGCCTTCCTCCATTTGCAAGTTTGATGTAATTGTTTtaactttctgtgtgtgtgtgtgtgtgtgtgtgtgtgtgtgtgtgtgtgtgtgtgtgtgtgtgtgtgtgtgtgtgtgtgtgtgtgtgtgtgtgtgtgtgtgtggtttcccCTTAGAGCTATCATAATCAGGAATTCAGAGATCATTCCCATGTCAACAGAGTTCACTCCTGAatctgagagacagagactgcAGTTCATGGTTCGTTTGAAAACCCACTGTTCTTTAAAAATGAACACTGAATAATAAAATAACTTTATATAAAAGTAACAAAGACGGCTTAATTGGAATATTTAGAATGGAGTCCGTAAATATGTCAAATGTGAAAAGCGTAAAGGAGCGTAAAATCCACAACCAACCGGTTCTGCAACAGCTCCGTTCCCGTGGCCATCAGTACCAGTCCATGGCCCAGCTCGCACATCTCACTTGGGTCACCACCAGAACCTCTAATGACAATACACACAGCAACTGTTCAGCTCACTGCTCTGCACAGCACCACAGACATTTCACATCGTACGGGCTCGAGCATGATAGTACGATACATCCCAGACATATTGGGACATGGATTATAACTTCACCGTTCTAGTACAACTACATCTTGCACAACTGTTCCCACATATTTGAAATTTTAACATAATATATTGTAGATATGCAGCGTCATatgcagtgtttgtgtttgtgtgtgtgtggtttgtgtggtttgtgtgtaggGTTTTATGCAGCCCCATTTGTTGGGGGGAGAGTTCACACACCTGGAGTTCCCCAGGAGGGTCCAGAGGAAGGAAATAGGGAAGAAGATGTTGTACCGGGACTTCACCATGACGGGCTGGTAAGGACCCTgaatagaggtgtgtgtgtgtgggtagaagtgtgtgtcctgtgaacTGTCCTAGCCTTCATTAGGCCAGAAAGGAATGTAAAGGGATTGGTGGCTAAATGGATGTGTGGTGAACAAATGGAAAATATCAGATTAAAATCCCCCTCACGTGCCCAtgttaatcaaatcaaatctaaTTTTATTTGATTACCTGTGGTGGAACACGTCCTCTAATCCTGCCCCACCTGTGGTGGAACGCGTCCTCTAATCCTGCCCCACCTGTGGTGGAACGCATCCTCTAATCCTGCCCCACCTGTGGTGGAACGCGTCCTCTAATCCTGCCCCACCTGTGGTGGAACGCGTCCTCTAATCCTGCTCCACCTTTACTCTAACCACACACCCTTTCTTTACTGCTTTACTTCTTAACACGTAAATGTAATTTAAGTCTTAATTTACGTACTATACATTTGGAGAGGTATAGACTTCAAGGGAATGTTTGTATTTTTGCCATTTTGTCTGTTATGATCTTAATCTAATGGTTAATTCTCATGattttagtgtgtgtttttaacactCTTTGTGAAGGCTGAAACTGAGAGCAGTGCTCTAATTAGAGAGATGTTCTTAAGTCAGTCTGCCAAAGGATATGAAACAGCTGTACAACTGGAATCGTTGAGGTTCATTAGCATCTGTCTGCttagtgtatttgtgtgtgtgtgtgtgtgcacagataTATTTGTATGCGTGTGAATGGCAGATGAAGGAAGATGTTTAAAACCAAAAAAGCTGCTTTGTTTCTTGTTGAGTATTTGGTGCAGGGGTCACTCTTTCTGTCCAGTCTGTTTGCTTCACCTGCTCAGAGAGCAAATCaagagaccagagagagctgtagtcagaggagctctAAAGggaatgggggtgtgtgtgtgtgtgtgtgtgtgtgtgtgtgtgtgtgtgtgtgtgtgtgtgtgtgtgtgtgtgtgtgtgtgtgtgtgtgtgtgtgtgtgtgtgtgtgtgtgtgtgtgtgtgtgtgtgtgtgtgtgtgtgtgtgatgatgaggAATAGTGCTATTTGGGAGCAGCTGGAGATTAGAGAATCAGAGAGATCCATACCAATAAGGTTTTTATTCTTACATATGCGGAGATATGAAAGCGGTTCTACATTCGGTGTACAACAGGCAGGTGGCAATAGGCAAAACAATTGAGAGTTTCACTGTTGGGTTGCATTTCTCCTGTCTGCAGGGCATATAAAACCATCAACGACGAGGACCTCAGGTTCCCCTTAATATACGGAGAAGGGAAGAAGGTAAGAgatcatgggggggggggcagtggagtgggtggggggagtgggtggggagagtgggtggaggcaTTGTGAGAGAGAACAGTGCTGTACAGGGAGACAGGCGGTGCTGAGGTAGCAGGACACGACCCAGAGCTGCAGGGTAAGGAGAGACGGGACAGTCGgacaaagaggaagaggagggggggggcggaCACGGggctggaggaagagaggggagagtgcCACGGCGGGAGGAGGCGGGCGTGAGCACACGAGCAGGCGAGCTGTGCCGGCGTGGGTCTCCCTGAGGCCCCGTCACGCGCCGTCTGGCCCTCAGAGACGTCATACGGGACCGATACGTTCACACGCGGTCGTTAGCTTCCCGTCGCTTGAACGACAGAGCCACCAAcggccctcccctcccccagggGTGGCTGTGTGACTGGGCACCaaggaaccacacacacacacacactctctctctctctctttctctctctctctctccctctccctctctctctctctctccctctccctctctctctctctctctctctctctttctctctccccgaTCCCTCTGAGGTGCGAGCGAAGTCTCCTGGACATGACAGAGCCGTCTGGCGCACGCACCGTCCTTGACTGGCTCGGGCCGTGGAGGCGGGCGGCTCGGGCTTTGACGCGCTGGTGGGAACAGTGGGTGGTTTTCAGAGGGGAACTGAATAAAGGCAGGCAGGTCTGGCCCTGGCAGCAGATGCCATTATGCAGAGACTCTACACTCTATAAGATGATGCGCTGTCCGCCGTGGACAGGATTTAAAAGCAAAGTGTCGACActgctgacgtgtgtgtgtgtgtgtacgtgtgtgtgtgtacgtgtgtgtgtgtgcgtgtgtgtgtgtgcgtgcgcgtgcgatATATAAATCGTTGCTGTATAGAGACATTGTCGCTGATaattatggagtcaaattagggtctttaatggtgacgagaaaaaaaaatattgcaaatcTAAAAttggcattttgcattttacgttcctattttgtttctgcaatactttctcccttttacGTTTCTATTTTGTTTGCGTGTcgcactgcttttctttgcgtctcgcattttacgttcataatttttgtttgcgcttctctcttttctttgcttggttttaccctctgtgtggcggcggggaaagaggcgtggctaAGACTAAAAGGCGTGTTGACAGAAACACAGCGCAGCAATTCAGTTTACTGGTGTCATGGCAGACGGTCGCtcagctggaccacaggtatcACAGGTATATACACTTTATAGATTGATCCCAATCCCATCTGGATGGGAgatcttaataataataatcatatgGGCAGGAACCATTTGACTATATAGTGAAactggttagctagctagcctacTATTCTCACAGCCCTGATCACACTGCACAATTTAGTAAGTGAAAACAAATCTAGCTACCGAATTAGATAATATGTCTATAGAAGTCGATTATTACCATCAATCTATAAAGTGTagctgtggtccagctgggcgaccgtctgccatgaCACCAGTAAACCGAATTGCCGCTGTGTGACGGTGGCTCCAACTGATGACGCGGAaagttcacagcacgcctttcggtcttggccacgcctctttccccgcccccacacagagggtaaaaccagaGCAAAGAAAAGGGAGAAGTGCGAacaaaaattatgaacgtaaaatgcaagacgcaaagaaaagcagtgtgacgcgcaaacaaaagaaagaaacgcaaaagaggaaaagtattgcagaaacaaaataGGAACATAAAacgctaatcttatatttgcgatattttttttttctcgtcaccattaaagaccctaatttgactccatagatAATGAAATGCACACTCTTCTGCAGGCTCGGGTGATGGCCACAATAGGAGTGACTCGTGGTCTCGGCGACCATGACCTCAAAGTCCATGACTCCAATATCTCCATAAAGCCATTTCTCTCCTGCTGTCCAGAGGTAAGCTGCCTCCGCTATGGTGTCCTGAACCCCAGGATACATCTAGTCCTAGAGAAGACAATTAATGAGGTTCATCAAAGCCCTTTCCTGGGCTAGAACTAGAAGCATTCACGGGCGTTCGCTTGGGGGAACATTTTGTGAAAACCCAGTTTTTGTAATCTACGTGTCGTACACACAGATGTTTCTGATATTCTGAGCTTCAGACACGCTGGCATATAGGTCTGCTCTAATAAATCAGGTCTGCTGGCGCTGTAGATGTGACTGCTGGGTTTTGGCCCCTACCCTCTGCTCGGTTGAATTCCCTGCCCGGCCTCGCCCCCTGGCCTCCTCGTTGCGGAAGATCTCTGGCGCTGCCTTCAAAGCCTCGCCTCCGCTCTCCGCGCCTCGTCTCATCTTCGTTTCCGCCTCTCCCGTTCCAGCGCCTCTCTTGATTTTTTTAATTCGTCACGCCCCGGGTTCAGCCGGAGTTCACTCGCTGCGCACGGCATTTCATTTGCAGATAGGCTCGGTCTGCTTCtgcgctccccccccccccccccgattaaATCGTCTGCGGTTTCTTTCCCCTGAGAAGATGGAAGGCTTCCAGGCTCTCTTGCCTGTCTGTTTCTGCAGCTTTCTTCTGACGCACCGCACTTTGGGGCCTCGTTACGTGTCCCGTACGTCTGTCCTGAGCGATCCCACATCCTGCTCGTTTTCTAGCGCAGGCCAAGAGAGGAGCGAGTGTCTCAGCGTTATTCTGGAGCACACCGGCGAGGCTGCGTATGAATCCAGCCCTCTGGCTGCCCGTCTTCGAGCTTCATGACGCAGTAAAAGCCGTTTAGAAAGGAATCGATGGCGGCGATGTACCttgactggagtgtgtgtgttgtgtgtgcaggtgaaggTGTACAATCTCTCCCACTATGAGCACGGGGCGAACGACGTGCTGGTCATGGCCACGGACGGCCTGTGGGACGTTCTCTCCAACGAGGAAGTGATGGAGTCGGTCACGTCTTTCCTCGCCAACTGTGACCCAGATGACCTGCACAGGTATGATTCTTCATCTGGATTACATAGAAAATAAAAGAGTTGTTTCTTTTatgctgaataaaaacattgatAATCTGTAGTCATTTCATGATTCGAGAGCCACCTGCCCATGGTGTGTCCTGCCTTCGTCCGATGATGCTAGTATGACCCTGACTAGCAAGATTAAGCGATAaagatgatggatggatggatggatggatggataattTGAGGGCTTTCATTCATGAAAGCGGGTCGTCACCGAGTTCATTGGACATCCACAAAAGTTCTGAACTACTGTAAAACCAATCAAAAGCAGATGGTCAGAATGATGTCTGGGATGAATCGTGACCTGTTCTGAAATCCCATGTGACCTGCGTTTGACCCCTTCCCCTCGGCCCACAGATACACGATGGCAGCCCAGGATCTGGTGATGCGTGCCCGGGGTGTACTCAGGGATTGCGGCTGGCGCATAACCAATGATCGCCTCGGCTCTGGGGACGACATTTCGGTCTATATTATCCCCCTTATGTATGGTAACCGACAGGCATAGAGAagaactaacacacacacacacacacacacacacacttgaaatgGAGTGCAG
It includes:
- the LOC143514045 gene encoding protein phosphatase 1H-like, producing the protein MLTRVKSAVAHFMGGVMAGTSGTEHLHGADLPLKCPYARPDFLALSPDEMECSADHTARPILTLKETRRLAWATGYAEVINAGKSALNEDQACCEVLTVKRRPGGSSTPSRALTAKRRSSLPNGEGLGRRDGSQETAGLVFHYWALFDGHAGSGAALVASKLLHRHIVAQLQEVVELVRNPASLPPTVLGEEGEQKGTPAAHRALTRAASLRGATGTPGSPAPRFFAEKRVPHESLVVGALENAFKEMDAQIEQEKAMFNISGGCTALAAMFLLGKLYVANAGDSRAIIIRNSEIIPMSTEFTPESERQRLQFMGFMQPHLLGGEFTHLEFPRRVQRKEIGKKMLYRDFTMTGWAYKTINDEDLRFPLIYGEGKKARVMATIGVTRGLGDHDLKVHDSNISIKPFLSCCPEVKVYNLSHYEHGANDVLVMATDGLWDVLSNEEVMESVTSFLANCDPDDLHRYTMAAQDLVMRARGVLRDCGWRITNDRLGSGDDISVYIIPLMYGNRQA